In the genome of Actinomadura graeca, one region contains:
- a CDS encoding SigE family RNA polymerase sigma factor, translating to MAATAGRLLRTAVFMVYDRHLAEDLLQIAYERVARRWRRVASGNPEAYTRRVLVNLAIDEKKRRSRRDTPVGSVADLDRIAGPPPAGGLAGGDLDEVLRALPAKQRAVVVLRYWCDLSEHEIAETLGVSRGTVKSHTARAMAALREHVREGRAHER from the coding sequence GTGGCCGCCACCGCGGGCCGCCTGCTGCGCACCGCCGTGTTCATGGTCTACGACCGGCATCTCGCCGAGGACCTGCTGCAGATCGCCTACGAGCGGGTCGCGCGGCGGTGGCGCCGCGTCGCGTCGGGCAACCCCGAGGCGTACACGCGGCGGGTGCTGGTCAACCTCGCGATCGACGAGAAGAAGCGGCGGTCCCGCCGGGACACACCGGTCGGGTCCGTGGCGGATCTGGACCGGATCGCCGGGCCGCCCCCCGCCGGGGGCCTCGCCGGGGGCGATCTGGACGAGGTGCTCCGCGCGCTGCCCGCGAAGCAGCGCGCCGTGGTCGTGCTGCGGTACTGGTGCGATCTGAGCGAACACGAGATAGCCGAGACCCTCGGCGTCTCCCGGGGGACGGTGAAGAGCCACACCGCGCGCGCCATGGCGGCGCTGCGGGAGCATGTGAGGGAGGGCCGGGCCCATGAGCGATGA
- a CDS encoding MEDS domain-containing protein has translation METLWSVRRPVRDLRPGDHAWLAYANEEEQRHVAGAFVRDGLLAREKVVYLAGSVKDAVPGVPSDVPAGLLTFLPIGGPFDPRAAAGAVAGEIEQADRRGLRAIRIAADLTSALRSPDGLERTLVFERHLERTVPPSTHVTAVCQVDRRRCRRAELEALCGSHTVLATPDPEFEDAVLKIVRTFHPAGLSLSGELDASRHAVLDEALAAALSRDGTREIHLDLAGLGFIDLGAINILADIAVRRAGPGRLVLDRMSPQLHAVLETVGWTMLPGCAVSIPAVLNSNPAQPDSPGGSPA, from the coding sequence ATGGAGACCCTCTGGTCCGTTCGCAGACCGGTCCGCGACCTGCGGCCCGGAGACCACGCATGGCTCGCCTACGCCAACGAGGAGGAGCAGCGCCACGTCGCCGGGGCGTTCGTCCGTGACGGGCTCCTCGCCCGCGAGAAGGTCGTCTACCTGGCGGGCTCGGTGAAGGACGCCGTCCCCGGCGTGCCGTCCGACGTGCCCGCGGGGCTGCTGACGTTCCTGCCGATCGGCGGCCCCTTCGACCCGCGCGCCGCCGCCGGGGCGGTCGCGGGCGAGATCGAGCAGGCGGACCGGCGCGGCCTGCGCGCCATCCGGATCGCGGCCGACCTGACCTCCGCGCTGCGCTCCCCCGACGGCCTGGAGCGCACCCTCGTCTTCGAACGCCACCTGGAGCGGACGGTACCGCCCAGCACCCACGTCACCGCGGTCTGCCAGGTCGACCGGCGCCGCTGCCGCCGCGCCGAACTGGAGGCGCTGTGCGGCAGCCACACCGTGCTGGCCACCCCCGACCCCGAGTTCGAGGACGCCGTCCTGAAGATCGTCCGGACGTTCCACCCGGCGGGCCTGTCCCTGTCGGGCGAGCTGGACGCCTCCCGCCACGCGGTGCTCGACGAGGCGCTGGCCGCCGCACTGTCCCGCGACGGCACCCGCGAGATCCACCTCGACCTCGCCGGACTGGGGTTCATCGACCTCGGCGCCATCAACATCCTCGCCGACATCGCCGTCCGCCGCGCCGGCCCCGGCCGCCTCGTCCTGGACCGCATGTCACCGCAACTGCACGCCGTGCTGGAGACCGTCGGCTGGACGATGCTGCCCGGTTGCGCCGTTTCAATCCCCGCGGTGCTTAATTCAAACCCGGCTCAACCGGACTCGCCTGGCGGCTCGCCCGCTTGA
- the rdgB gene encoding RdgB/HAM1 family non-canonical purine NTP pyrophosphatase, translating into MTRIVLATRNAGKVAELHRILNGIDVAGLDSFPDAPDVPETELTFEGNALLKARAITAHTGLPAVADDSGLCVDALNGMPGVLSARWSGRFGAETGDKDAANLRLLLDQIADVPDGSRGGHFVCAAALVLPNGVEHCVEGRMRGTILRAPRGTGGFGYDPVFLPTGESRTTAEMPPADKDAISHRGRAFRALAELLPDALAAAGLT; encoded by the coding sequence GTGACCCGGATCGTCCTGGCGACCCGCAACGCGGGGAAGGTCGCCGAGCTGCACCGCATCCTCAACGGCATCGACGTCGCCGGACTCGACTCCTTCCCGGACGCCCCCGACGTCCCCGAGACCGAGCTCACCTTCGAGGGCAACGCGCTGCTCAAGGCCCGCGCGATCACCGCGCACACCGGCCTGCCCGCCGTCGCCGACGACTCGGGCCTGTGCGTGGACGCGCTGAACGGCATGCCGGGCGTGCTGTCGGCCCGCTGGTCGGGACGGTTCGGCGCGGAGACCGGTGACAAGGACGCCGCGAACCTGCGGCTCCTCCTCGACCAGATCGCCGACGTCCCCGACGGCTCGCGCGGCGGCCACTTCGTCTGCGCCGCCGCGCTCGTCCTGCCGAACGGCGTGGAGCACTGCGTCGAGGGGCGGATGCGCGGCACCATCCTGCGCGCCCCGCGCGGCACCGGGGGATTCGGCTACGACCCGGTCTTCCTCCCCACGGGCGAGTCCCGCACGACCGCCGAAATGCCCCCGGCCGACAAGGACGCGATCAGCCACCGCGGACGCGCCTTCCGCGCCCTCGCGGAACTGCTCCCCGACGCCTTGGCCGCCGCCGGGCTGACGTGA